GTTTTGTTGTTATTATTATTACTTACTGGAAGTATTGGGCAAATAATACTTAAATTAGGAGTTAATCAATCAATTTCTCAAATTCAAGAATTTAATTCTATAGCAAGCTTATTCAAAAATATTTTAATTCTACTAAAAAGCTATTGGATTATATCAGCCATTTTTCTTTATGCGTTTGGTTTTATTA
This Patescibacteria group bacterium DNA region includes the following protein-coding sequences:
- a CDS encoding EamA family transporter; the encoded protein is MSKYVLLLLLLLTGSIGQIILKLGVNQSISQIQEFNSIASLFKNILILLKSYWIISAIFLYAFGFIIWLFTLTKFELSYAFPLLAATYIVIMLFSWFFLKEDINTLRIIGTIAITIGIFLIAKS